The Ensifer adhaerens genome contains a region encoding:
- a CDS encoding NAD(P)/FAD-dependent oxidoreductase, with amino-acid sequence MQDRHHVVVVGGGFGGLQLVKGLAGAPVRITLIDRRNHHLFQPLLYQVATTLIATSEIAWPIRSLWRDRPEVTTLLGEVSDVDEAGKAVVLRDGKRIGYDTLVLATGATHAYFGHDEWEPFAPGLKTLEDATTIRRRVLLAFERAELEEDPDLRAALLTFTVIGAGPTGVELAGIIAEMAHRTLPDEFRRIDTRQARVILVEAGPRILAAFSEDLSAYAVKELERLGVEVRTGTPVTSCTEEGVVIGDQFVGSRTLVWAAGVQASPAARWLDIPADRAGRAIVGADLTAPGHADVFVIGDTAAVTYDGGKPVPGIAPAAKQQGAYVADVIRARLSGDKPPGDFRYRHQGSLATIGRRAAIIDFGRFKLKGALAWWIWGIAHIYFLIGTRSRFAVAWSWFWTYLSGQHSARLITQKETLKEKG; translated from the coding sequence ATGCAGGACAGGCATCACGTGGTCGTTGTCGGCGGCGGGTTTGGCGGATTGCAACTCGTCAAGGGGCTTGCCGGCGCGCCGGTGAGGATCACCCTCATCGACCGGCGCAACCATCATCTCTTCCAGCCCTTGCTCTACCAGGTGGCAACAACGCTGATCGCGACCTCCGAAATCGCCTGGCCGATCCGCAGCCTCTGGCGCGACCGGCCCGAGGTGACGACGCTGCTTGGCGAGGTGAGCGATGTCGACGAGGCCGGAAAGGCCGTGGTGCTCAGGGACGGCAAGCGGATCGGCTACGACACGCTGGTGCTGGCGACCGGGGCGACGCACGCCTATTTCGGCCATGACGAATGGGAGCCCTTTGCCCCCGGCCTGAAGACCCTGGAAGACGCGACGACGATCCGGCGGCGGGTGCTGCTCGCCTTCGAGCGCGCCGAGCTCGAAGAGGATCCTGATCTCCGTGCCGCCCTCCTGACCTTCACCGTCATCGGTGCCGGCCCGACCGGCGTCGAGCTTGCCGGCATCATCGCCGAGATGGCGCACCGCACGCTTCCCGACGAATTTCGCCGCATCGACACGCGGCAGGCCCGTGTGATCCTGGTGGAAGCGGGGCCGCGCATTCTCGCCGCCTTCAGCGAGGATCTTTCGGCCTATGCGGTCAAGGAACTGGAGCGGCTCGGCGTCGAGGTTCGCACCGGTACACCCGTGACATCCTGCACGGAAGAGGGCGTTGTCATCGGCGACCAATTCGTCGGCAGCCGTACGCTCGTCTGGGCCGCCGGTGTGCAGGCCTCGCCCGCTGCCCGCTGGCTGGATATCCCGGCCGACCGCGCCGGCCGGGCGATCGTCGGCGCTGACCTCACGGCTCCCGGCCATGCCGACGTCTTCGTCATCGGCGACACGGCTGCCGTCACCTATGACGGCGGCAAGCCGGTGCCGGGCATTGCGCCCGCCGCCAAGCAGCAGGGCGCCTATGTGGCCGACGTCATCCGCGCACGGCTTTCAGGCGACAAGCCGCCCGGAGACTTCCGCTATCGCCACCAGGGCAGCCTTGCCACCATCGGCCGGCGCGCGGCGATCATCGATTTCGGCCGCTTCAAGCTCAAGGGCGCGCTTGCCTGGTGGATCTGGGGCATCGCCCACATCTACTTCCTGATCGGCACGCGCAGCCGCTTCGCCGTCGCCTGGAGCTGGTTCTGGACCTATCTGAGCGGACAGCACAGTGCCCGGCTGATCACCCAGAAGGAGACGCTGAAGGAGAAGGGGTAA
- a CDS encoding aspartate/glutamate racemase family protein, translating into MVMRKIGLIGGMSFESSAVYYRMVNEAVRDHLGGLHSAEVLLHSVDFQSIVDLQKAGRWEDAAKRLADVAQSLEAAGADCVLICTNTMHLIADQVQAAIDIPLINIIDETAARLKAASSRRPLLLATRYTMEHGFYAERMRSHGIDILVPDADGRTLVHDVIFDELCAGKVLRSSRRALIELIDKAEAEGADAVILGCTEICLTLDPRALPLPGFDSTAIHAEAAVEFALDGACLKRAA; encoded by the coding sequence ATGGTTATGCGCAAGATCGGTCTTATCGGCGGCATGAGCTTCGAAAGCTCGGCGGTCTACTATCGCATGGTCAACGAGGCCGTTCGCGACCACCTGGGCGGGCTGCATTCGGCCGAGGTGCTTTTGCATTCCGTCGACTTCCAGTCGATCGTCGACCTGCAGAAGGCCGGCCGCTGGGAAGACGCTGCCAAGCGGCTTGCCGATGTCGCCCAGAGCCTCGAAGCGGCCGGTGCGGACTGCGTGCTGATCTGCACCAACACCATGCACCTGATCGCCGATCAGGTTCAGGCAGCAATCGACATCCCCCTCATCAACATCATCGACGAGACGGCAGCGCGCCTGAAGGCCGCAAGCAGCCGCCGGCCGCTGCTGCTTGCCACCCGCTACACCATGGAGCACGGCTTTTATGCCGAGCGTATGAGAAGCCACGGCATCGACATCCTGGTGCCGGATGCGGACGGCCGCACCCTCGTGCACGATGTCATCTTCGACGAGCTTTGCGCCGGCAAGGTGCTGCGCTCGTCCCGCCGGGCGCTGATCGAATTGATCGACAAGGCCGAAGCGGAAGGCGCGGACGCCGTCATCCTCGGCTGCACCGAAATCTGTCTGACCCTCGACCCGAGAGCCTTGCCGCTGCCGGGCTTCGATTCCACCGCGATCCACGCGGAAGCTGCCGTCGAATTCGCACTGGATGGGGCTTGCCTCAAGCGGGCCGCGTAG
- a CDS encoding DUF1272 domain-containing protein → MLELRPNCELCDRDLPPASADARICSYECTYCASCVETVLHNVCPTCGGGFAPRPIRPQRSFRPEKRLGLGFDPASDVRRHSPFTAEDIAAHVARIRHLAPDER, encoded by the coding sequence ATGCTGGAACTCAGACCGAACTGCGAACTGTGCGACCGCGACCTGCCGCCGGCGTCCGCGGACGCGCGCATTTGCTCTTACGAATGCACCTATTGCGCAAGCTGCGTGGAAACGGTGCTTCACAATGTCTGCCCGACCTGCGGCGGCGGATTTGCGCCAAGGCCGATCCGGCCCCAGCGGTCCTTTCGCCCGGAAAAGCGGTTGGGTCTCGGCTTTGATCCCGCCAGCGACGTACGTCGCCATTCACCGTTTACGGCTGAGGATATTGCGGCGCATGTGGCGCGGATCCGGCATCTCGCGCCGGACGAGCGCTGA
- a CDS encoding class I SAM-dependent methyltransferase, whose translation MAQNIYDRQEFFEGYSQLGRSVHGLAGAAEWPAIRALLPDLSGSRVVDLGCGYGWFSRHAREAGAAHVLGLDLSEKMIARAKADTSDPAIDYKIADLDQLDLPETSFDFAYSSLAFHYVEDFGRLVATIHKALVPGAHFVFTIEHPIYMASHNPGWRITDGERTWPVDHYSAEGPRTTNWLAKGVIKHHRTIGTTLNTLIGAGFAIRHVEEWRPTQEQIAEIPALAEEMDRPMILIVKVQK comes from the coding sequence ATGGCCCAGAACATCTATGATCGTCAGGAGTTTTTCGAGGGCTACAGCCAGCTCGGGCGCTCGGTGCATGGTCTTGCCGGGGCCGCGGAATGGCCGGCGATTCGCGCGCTCCTACCGGATCTTTCCGGAAGCCGCGTCGTCGATCTCGGGTGCGGCTATGGCTGGTTTTCGCGCCACGCCCGCGAGGCCGGTGCCGCCCATGTGCTCGGGCTCGATCTCTCCGAGAAGATGATCGCCCGCGCCAAGGCCGACACATCAGATCCAGCAATCGACTACAAGATTGCCGATCTCGACCAGCTCGACCTGCCCGAAACGAGCTTCGACTTCGCCTACAGCTCGCTTGCCTTCCACTATGTCGAGGATTTCGGCCGGCTGGTCGCGACCATCCACAAGGCGCTGGTACCCGGCGCCCATTTCGTCTTCACCATCGAGCACCCGATCTACATGGCCTCGCACAATCCCGGCTGGCGCATCACCGATGGCGAGCGCACCTGGCCCGTTGATCACTACTCAGCCGAAGGCCCGCGCACGACGAACTGGCTGGCCAAGGGCGTGATCAAGCACCACCGCACCATCGGCACGACGCTGAACACGCTGATTGGCGCAGGCTTCGCCATCCGCCACGTCGAGGAGTGGCGGCCGACGCAAGAGCAGATCGCCGAGATCCCGGCTCTGGCCGAAGAGATGGACCGGCCGATGATCCTGATCGTGAAGGTGCAGAAGTAA
- a CDS encoding glyoxalase/bleomycin resistance/dioxygenase family protein, with product MADGVAAILVHVADTQAGLAWYQRAFPDAEHRFLAAFDFSYLRIGTIDLEIVQADEKVASGAAGSVVYWAVADVDRALAHFEALGAHLYRGPMAIQEGLWMCQVRDPWGNCIGLRGPRPGKGGIDHETEL from the coding sequence ATGGCGGACGGCGTGGCGGCCATTCTGGTGCATGTGGCCGATACGCAGGCGGGTCTTGCCTGGTATCAGCGCGCATTTCCTGACGCTGAACATCGGTTTCTTGCCGCCTTTGATTTTTCCTATCTGCGGATCGGCACCATCGATCTCGAGATCGTCCAGGCCGACGAGAAGGTGGCGAGCGGTGCTGCCGGTTCCGTCGTCTACTGGGCGGTCGCGGACGTCGATCGGGCGCTCGCCCATTTCGAGGCGCTCGGCGCGCATCTCTATCGCGGGCCGATGGCGATCCAGGAGGGGCTGTGGATGTGCCAGGTGCGCGACCCCTGGGGCAATTGTATCGGCCTTCGTGGGCCGCGTCCGGGAAAGGGTGGCATCGACCACGAGACGGAGCTCTGA
- a CDS encoding Lrp/AsnC family transcriptional regulator yields the protein MLDDRDRKLLALLQQDATVAVGELAERVNLSLSACSRRIQRLEEAGYIARRIVVLDRERMGVPTTVFALIKTAHHSDEWIETFRRAISDIPEIVEAHRLTGNHDYIVKVVLPRVEHYDVVYKQIVRKVELFDVSASISMEILKSGTAVPVDYAV from the coding sequence GTGCTCGACGATAGAGACAGAAAGCTGCTGGCGCTGCTGCAGCAGGATGCGACTGTGGCCGTCGGCGAATTGGCGGAGCGGGTGAACCTGTCGCTTTCGGCCTGTTCGCGCCGCATCCAGCGGCTGGAGGAGGCGGGTTACATCGCCAGGCGCATCGTCGTGCTCGACCGCGAGCGCATGGGCGTGCCGACGACCGTGTTTGCCCTGATCAAGACGGCGCACCACTCGGACGAATGGATCGAGACCTTCCGCCGGGCGATCAGCGATATCCCCGAAATCGTCGAGGCCCATCGTCTGACGGGAAATCATGACTATATCGTCAAGGTCGTGCTGCCGCGTGTCGAGCACTACGACGTGGTCTACAAGCAGATCGTGCGCAAGGTCGAACTCTTCGACGTCTCCGCCTCGATCTCGATGGAAATCCTGAAGAGCGGCACGGCGGTGCCGGTCGATTATGCGGTGTGA
- a CDS encoding isochorismatase family protein produces MTNDAVSKAVGGDVADALVIVDVQRAFISGPEAVPGHVDLQRAVGLLLQKARSAGVPVIFLQNDGPEGAVDEPETDGWQLFFAAKSGEVVVRKRHDDGFDGTDLEDQLRARKVETIAICGMLSEMCLAATARTAMAKDFTVILANDAHATYDVPPGPGRSPMVPARLAARAAEWSLGDEIVLTDAVEDIAFAVASPSA; encoded by the coding sequence ATGACGAATGACGCTGTGAGCAAGGCGGTCGGTGGCGACGTTGCCGATGCGCTGGTGATTGTCGATGTGCAGCGGGCCTTCATTTCCGGGCCTGAAGCCGTGCCCGGCCATGTCGATCTGCAACGGGCCGTTGGCCTGCTTCTGCAGAAGGCGCGTTCGGCCGGCGTGCCGGTGATATTCCTGCAGAACGATGGGCCTGAGGGCGCTGTCGACGAACCGGAGACCGATGGCTGGCAGTTGTTCTTTGCCGCCAAGTCAGGCGAGGTGGTCGTGCGCAAACGGCACGACGACGGCTTCGACGGCACCGATCTCGAAGACCAGCTCCGGGCGCGCAAGGTCGAGACGATCGCGATCTGCGGCATGCTTTCGGAAATGTGCCTGGCGGCGACAGCCCGCACGGCCATGGCGAAGGACTTCACCGTGATCCTCGCCAATGACGCACACGCCACCTATGACGTGCCGCCCGGTCCTGGCCGCTCGCCGATGGTGCCTGCGCGTCTCGCCGCACGCGCGGCCGAATGGTCGCTCGGTGACGAGATCGTGCTCACGGATGCGGTGGAAGACATCGCCTTCGCCGTCGCGTCTCCGTCCGCTTAA
- a CDS encoding GrpB family protein, with amino-acid sequence MATRVEIVAYDPIWPQRYREIAQDLRRILDALVIAVDHIGSTAVPGMAAKAVIDIDVTLRGLPDIAAASALLVAAGYQARGNRYDDDVWAFMLQGVEPNRRVYLCPPDNETHRRRLVFRDHLRSHADTALAYAALKARLAEAYRYDGDRYTAEKTRFVDAIVDREDRMTGDRSAMVQATVTCEIRYRLKPGRLAEFEAYAQTWMTLIERHGGTHHGYFVPREKPEGVGASFPGVGEDGAGDIAVALFTFADEAAYLRYRSDVAADPDGMAANALYADDPPFVSYERVFLQPLARRR; translated from the coding sequence ATGGCGACACGGGTGGAAATCGTTGCCTATGATCCCATCTGGCCGCAGCGTTACCGGGAGATCGCGCAGGATCTCAGGCGCATCCTGGATGCGCTGGTCATCGCCGTCGATCATATCGGCAGCACGGCCGTTCCCGGCATGGCGGCAAAGGCCGTCATCGACATCGATGTCACCTTGAGAGGGCTGCCCGACATTGCGGCTGCCAGCGCCTTGCTCGTTGCGGCCGGCTACCAGGCGCGCGGCAACCGGTACGACGACGATGTCTGGGCCTTTATGCTGCAGGGGGTCGAGCCGAATCGGCGCGTCTATCTCTGCCCGCCGGACAACGAGACCCATCGACGGCGTCTTGTCTTCCGCGACCATCTGCGCAGCCATGCGGACACCGCCTTGGCCTACGCGGCGCTGAAGGCACGCCTCGCCGAGGCCTATCGATATGACGGCGATCGCTACACCGCTGAGAAGACGCGCTTCGTCGACGCGATCGTCGACCGCGAAGACCGGATGACAGGAGATCGGTCCGCCATGGTGCAAGCAACAGTCACTTGCGAGATCCGTTACCGGCTGAAACCGGGCCGCCTGGCGGAATTCGAGGCCTATGCGCAAACCTGGATGACGCTGATCGAGCGGCACGGCGGGACGCATCACGGCTATTTCGTGCCGCGCGAAAAACCTGAGGGCGTCGGCGCCAGTTTTCCGGGGGTGGGCGAAGACGGAGCCGGCGACATCGCCGTCGCGCTCTTCACCTTTGCGGACGAGGCGGCGTATCTGCGCTATCGCAGCGATGTGGCCGCGGATCCCGATGGGATGGCAGCGAACGCGCTTTACGCCGACGATCCGCCGTTCGTGAGCTATGAGCGCGTCTTCCTGCAGCCGCTTGCGCGCCGCCGATAG
- a CDS encoding GlxA family transcriptional regulator: protein MRTVAIVLFDRTKLIDVTGPLQVFNDARTASGSRAYSIALVSEFGGPVATDTGVALDTRPFSDCAAPDTLIVSGGQSALEAANSEGLQAFLAAMAGQCRRLGSICLGAFILARGGHLDGRRATTHWEDCAQLQQDFPDIDVREDSIYEQDRGIWTSAGVTAGIDMALAMVEEDLGRSEALRLARSLVLYVKRTGGQRQFSAALHQQMTSRGDRFDALVAEIRSDLTADLSVPRLADMARMSERSFSRLFTQEVGASPAQFVEELRVDAACEAIERRDVSVSQAPFLFGFGNAERMRRAFQRRKGIAPSDYAARFGPP from the coding sequence GTGCGAACGGTCGCGATCGTGCTCTTCGACCGCACCAAGCTGATCGATGTGACCGGCCCGTTGCAGGTCTTCAACGACGCCCGCACCGCGTCGGGCTCCCGGGCCTATTCCATCGCGCTGGTCTCCGAGTTCGGCGGCCCGGTCGCAACGGACACAGGCGTTGCGCTCGATACCCGCCCCTTTTCCGATTGCGCCGCGCCCGACACGCTCATCGTCTCGGGCGGGCAAAGCGCGCTCGAAGCGGCGAATTCGGAAGGGCTGCAAGCATTCCTGGCGGCCATGGCCGGCCAATGTCGGCGCCTCGGCTCCATCTGCCTCGGCGCCTTCATTCTCGCGCGCGGCGGCCATCTTGATGGGCGGCGCGCAACGACCCATTGGGAAGATTGCGCCCAGTTGCAGCAGGATTTCCCAGATATCGACGTGCGCGAGGATTCGATCTACGAGCAGGATCGCGGCATCTGGACCTCCGCCGGTGTGACCGCCGGCATCGACATGGCGCTTGCGATGGTCGAAGAGGACCTCGGCCGCAGCGAGGCCCTGCGGCTCGCGCGCTCCCTGGTGCTCTACGTCAAGCGCACGGGCGGCCAGCGCCAGTTCAGCGCCGCCCTGCACCAGCAGATGACGAGCCGAGGCGACCGCTTCGATGCGCTGGTGGCCGAGATCCGCTCCGATCTTACAGCCGACCTCTCCGTGCCGCGGCTTGCGGACATGGCGCGCATGAGCGAACGGAGTTTCTCCCGCCTGTTCACGCAGGAGGTGGGCGCAAGCCCGGCGCAGTTCGTCGAGGAATTGCGGGTCGATGCGGCCTGCGAGGCGATCGAGCGCAGAGACGTGTCCGTCTCGCAAGCCCCGTTCCTCTTCGGCTTCGGCAACGCCGAGCGCATGCGCCGCGCCTTTCAGCGCCGCAAGGGCATCGCGCCCTCGGACTATGCGGCCCGCTTCGGCCCGCCCTGA